A single window of Microbacterium oryzae DNA harbors:
- a CDS encoding NUDIX hydrolase, with protein sequence MPSEPLPPATARAQLEALAADRDFAGPWATERARMMPAAGRPAAVLVLFGVLDDLPAADAPTSSVADAPVRAAETPAPHDAAPREPDARPIVSRDLDVLLLARATTLRSHPGQVAFPGGRVDAHDADVTAAALREAHEETGLDLAGVDVLGELASIPVPASGHLVTPVLAWWRRPSAVRVVDVAESSAVFRAPVADLLSPASRFTSVTHHRGSTWRGPAFVVPDPRTGEERVVWGFTAGVLDAMFDRLGWTLPWDASRTLDVPA encoded by the coding sequence ATGCCGTCCGAGCCGCTGCCGCCCGCCACCGCTCGCGCGCAGCTCGAGGCCCTCGCCGCGGACCGCGACTTCGCCGGCCCCTGGGCGACGGAGCGCGCGCGCATGATGCCCGCCGCCGGCCGCCCGGCCGCCGTCCTCGTCCTGTTCGGGGTGCTCGACGACCTGCCCGCCGCCGACGCACCCACCTCGTCTGTCGCGGACGCACCTGTGCGCGCCGCCGAGACGCCCGCCCCGCACGACGCCGCGCCGCGCGAGCCCGACGCGCGCCCCATCGTCTCGCGCGACCTCGACGTGCTGCTGCTGGCGCGCGCGACGACCCTGCGGTCTCACCCGGGACAGGTCGCCTTCCCCGGCGGGCGCGTCGACGCGCATGATGCCGATGTCACGGCCGCGGCGCTCCGCGAAGCGCACGAGGAGACCGGGCTCGACCTCGCCGGAGTCGACGTGCTCGGCGAACTCGCGTCCATCCCCGTGCCCGCCTCCGGCCATCTCGTGACGCCCGTCCTCGCCTGGTGGCGCCGGCCATCCGCCGTGCGCGTGGTGGACGTCGCCGAATCGTCGGCGGTGTTCCGCGCGCCAGTCGCCGACCTGCTGTCGCCCGCGTCCCGCTTCACGTCGGTCACGCACCATCGCGGCAGCACCTGGCGCGGGCCGGCGTTCGTCGTGCCCGACCCGCGGACGGGCGAGGAGCGCGTGGTGTGGGGCTTCACCGCCGGCGTGCTCGACGCGATGTTCGACCGGCTCGGATGGACGCTCCCGTGGGATGCGAGCCGTACGCTCGACGTGCCCGCCTGA
- a CDS encoding DedA family protein, whose product MNEILLWILDLVAAVDPVLRTVLAGLAVMLETSVLVGLVVPGDTIVIVAAAGVESVWQGLALGCAVVVGALIGESIGFALGRWLGPRIRHSWLGRRIGERNWERSERYLERRGGIAIFLSRFLPVLHSLVPLTVGMTGFAYRRFIAWTLPACVLWAGIYVSISASAARGFREIADQAHYAGYLFVGAILLFAVLVVAAKKVIARIEHRHLHGDESPANDRAMED is encoded by the coding sequence ATCAACGAGATCCTCCTGTGGATCCTGGACCTCGTCGCGGCGGTGGATCCGGTCCTGCGCACCGTGCTGGCGGGTCTCGCGGTCATGCTCGAGACCAGCGTCCTCGTCGGGCTGGTCGTGCCGGGTGACACTATCGTGATCGTCGCCGCCGCCGGCGTCGAGTCCGTGTGGCAGGGCCTCGCCCTCGGCTGCGCGGTCGTCGTCGGCGCGCTCATCGGCGAGAGCATCGGCTTCGCGCTCGGCCGCTGGCTCGGCCCGCGCATCCGCCATTCCTGGCTCGGTCGCCGGATCGGCGAGCGCAACTGGGAGCGGTCGGAGCGCTACCTGGAGCGCCGCGGCGGCATCGCCATCTTCCTCTCCCGCTTCCTGCCCGTGCTGCACTCCCTGGTGCCGCTCACGGTCGGCATGACCGGGTTCGCGTACCGCCGCTTCATCGCGTGGACCCTCCCGGCCTGCGTGCTGTGGGCGGGAATCTACGTGAGCATCTCGGCCAGCGCCGCGCGGGGGTTCCGGGAGATCGCCGACCAGGCGCACTACGCCGGCTACCTCTTCGTCGGGGCCATCCTGCTGTTCGCCGTCCTCGTCGTGGCGGCCAAGAAGGTCATCGCGCGCATCGAGCACCGCCATCTGCACGGCGACGAGAGCCCCGCGAACGATCGGGCCATGGAAGACTGA
- a CDS encoding M18 family aminopeptidase, translating to MTVPTAARAHIDDLAAFVSASPSSYHAAGEAARRLTADGFARLNEADAWDIAPGGRYVVVRDGSVIAFVVPDGATATTPFAIVGAHTDSPGFKLKPKPTTIGPGGWWQLGVEIYGGPLLNSWLDRELELAGRVVTADGAEHLVRTGPLLRLPQLAVHLDRSVNDGLALDKQRHTQPVWGFGDRESADILAVVANLAGTTADAIDGYDLVVADTQTPRVFGADEALFASGRLDNLLSTHAALTAIRDARPADAIAMFAAFDHEEIGSASRSGAAGPFHEEVLVRISTSLGAGPEERARAYAASLHISSDVGHAVHPNYAERHDPANQPMVGGGPILKINANQRYATDAHGAAAWNAACRAADVPSQEFVSNNAIPCGSTIGPISATRLGIRTVDVGVPILSMHSARELTAVVDPWYLSRAMSAILAR from the coding sequence ATGACCGTCCCCACTGCCGCACGCGCCCACATCGACGACCTCGCCGCGTTCGTGAGCGCGTCGCCGTCGTCGTACCACGCCGCCGGGGAGGCAGCACGGCGTCTGACGGCCGATGGGTTCGCCCGGTTGAACGAGGCCGATGCGTGGGACATCGCTCCCGGCGGCCGGTACGTGGTCGTGCGCGACGGCTCGGTCATCGCCTTCGTCGTGCCGGATGGCGCGACCGCGACGACGCCCTTCGCCATCGTGGGCGCGCACACCGACTCCCCCGGCTTCAAGCTCAAGCCGAAGCCCACGACCATCGGCCCCGGCGGATGGTGGCAGCTGGGTGTCGAGATCTATGGCGGCCCGCTGCTGAACTCGTGGCTCGACCGCGAGCTCGAGCTCGCCGGGCGCGTGGTGACGGCGGATGGCGCGGAGCACCTTGTGCGGACCGGGCCGCTGCTGCGCCTCCCGCAGCTCGCCGTGCACCTCGACCGCTCGGTGAACGACGGCCTCGCCCTCGACAAGCAGCGCCACACGCAGCCGGTCTGGGGCTTCGGCGACCGCGAGAGCGCCGACATCCTCGCCGTCGTCGCGAACCTCGCCGGCACGACCGCTGACGCGATCGACGGCTACGACCTCGTCGTCGCCGACACGCAGACCCCGCGTGTGTTCGGCGCGGACGAGGCGCTCTTCGCCTCGGGCCGTCTCGACAACCTGCTGTCCACGCATGCCGCGCTCACGGCCATCCGCGATGCCCGGCCGGCCGACGCGATCGCGATGTTCGCGGCGTTCGACCACGAGGAGATCGGCAGTGCGTCACGGTCGGGCGCGGCGGGGCCGTTCCACGAGGAGGTGCTCGTCCGCATCTCGACCTCGCTGGGCGCGGGCCCCGAGGAGCGCGCGCGAGCGTACGCGGCCTCGCTGCATATCTCGAGCGACGTCGGTCACGCCGTCCACCCGAACTACGCCGAGCGTCACGACCCGGCGAACCAGCCGATGGTCGGCGGCGGCCCCATCCTCAAGATCAACGCGAACCAGCGCTACGCGACCGACGCCCACGGCGCCGCCGCCTGGAACGCCGCCTGCCGCGCGGCCGACGTCCCGTCGCAGGAGTTCGTGTCGAACAACGCGATCCCGTGCGGATCGACGATCGGGCCGATCTCGGCGACGCGACTCGGCATCCGCACCGTCGATGTCGGCGTGCCGATCCTCTCGATGCACTCGGCGCGCGAGCTCACGGCGGTCGTCGACCCCTGGTACCTCTCCCGCGCGATGAGCGCCATCCTCGCCCGCTGA
- a CDS encoding DUF1992 domain-containing protein — MAARDEEHVDPRLSAVQYRIDRMREELGEADDAPTGSAGAPGLTDRPAYVEMVIQQAMRRGEFDDLPGAGRPIQGLGESHDPDWWIRRKIEREGLTGLGPPALQLRSEHADLAQTLDAMSREQDVREHLDDFNRRVKLARMQLLGGPPVVTPLVDIDAEVAGWAARREERRQAARAAAAPEQSPRRRRLRRRRREADGR; from the coding sequence ATGGCAGCACGCGACGAGGAGCACGTCGACCCGCGCTTGAGCGCGGTCCAGTACCGCATCGACCGCATGCGCGAGGAGCTCGGCGAGGCGGACGACGCCCCGACGGGTTCGGCGGGTGCTCCCGGGCTGACCGATCGCCCGGCGTACGTGGAGATGGTCATCCAGCAGGCGATGCGCCGCGGCGAGTTCGACGACCTCCCCGGTGCCGGGCGCCCCATCCAGGGCCTCGGCGAATCGCACGATCCCGACTGGTGGATCCGCCGCAAGATCGAGCGCGAGGGGCTGACCGGGCTCGGCCCGCCCGCGCTGCAGCTGCGCTCGGAGCACGCGGACCTCGCGCAGACGCTCGACGCGATGTCGCGCGAGCAGGACGTGCGCGAGCACCTCGACGACTTCAACCGCCGGGTGAAGCTCGCGCGCATGCAGCTCCTCGGCGGCCCGCCCGTGGTGACACCGCTCGTCGACATCGACGCCGAGGTGGCCGGATGGGCTGCCCGACGCGAGGAGCGTCGGCAGGCGGCGCGCGCGGCCGCGGCGCCCGAGCAGAGCCCGCGGCGCCGGCGGCTGCGGCGTCGTCGTCGCGAGGCGGACGGCCGGTAG
- a CDS encoding 3-methyladenine DNA glycosylase: MPALAITTSLARAEWRAREEAHVARADALTAAHRARAARGEKHPVWDFLFTYYSYKPSVLRRWHPGPGVELEEAAGGERTGWRWYVTGTAPGSLVVDRDGFEAAKPQLLSLIDAILRRTASRPGQFGCFGLHEWAMVYRQGDHRHPQPLRLGQSGTDAVVESHELRCTHFDAFRFFTPDAVPRNRELLSREGQPEREQPGCLHAGMDVYKWAVKLGPLVPGELLLDAFELARDIRRLDMEASPYDLADWGFAPVAIETPEGKAEYVRRQRDLALRGNALREEILGAWQGRD, encoded by the coding sequence ATGCCCGCGCTCGCGATCACCACGTCCCTTGCCCGCGCCGAGTGGCGCGCGCGCGAGGAGGCGCACGTCGCCCGCGCGGACGCGCTGACGGCCGCGCACCGGGCGCGCGCCGCGCGTGGTGAGAAGCACCCGGTGTGGGACTTCCTCTTCACGTACTACTCATACAAGCCGTCGGTGCTGCGACGCTGGCATCCGGGCCCCGGCGTCGAGCTCGAGGAGGCGGCGGGCGGCGAGCGGACTGGATGGCGCTGGTACGTGACGGGAACCGCCCCCGGGTCGCTCGTGGTCGACCGCGACGGGTTCGAGGCCGCGAAGCCGCAGCTGCTGTCGCTCATCGACGCGATCCTGCGACGCACCGCGTCGCGACCGGGGCAGTTCGGGTGCTTCGGCCTGCACGAGTGGGCGATGGTCTACCGACAGGGCGACCACCGCCATCCACAGCCTCTGCGCCTCGGACAGAGCGGGACGGACGCCGTCGTCGAGTCGCACGAGCTGCGGTGCACGCACTTCGACGCGTTCCGGTTCTTCACGCCCGACGCCGTGCCGCGGAACCGCGAGCTGCTGAGCCGCGAAGGGCAGCCGGAGCGCGAGCAGCCCGGGTGCCTGCACGCGGGGATGGACGTCTACAAGTGGGCGGTGAAACTCGGGCCGCTCGTTCCCGGCGAGCTGCTGCTCGATGCATTCGAGCTCGCGCGGGACATCCGCCGGCTCGACATGGAGGCATCGCCATACGACCTCGCGGACTGGGGCTTCGCACCCGTCGCGATCGAGACGCCCGAGGGCAAGGCCGAGTACGTGCGTCGCCAGCGCGACCTCGCGCTTCGCGGCAACGCACTGCGCGAGGAGATCCTCGGGGCGTGGCAGGGCAGAGACTGA
- a CDS encoding App1 family protein gives MSSLTPAPSKIHWVARLERRFHAWRERVARRKGRVPTAVPFSGYGGKGWIRVLGRVLIVPAPRNTPEGEAASVRGWRSFAGIPIAFAKVTVTVGGATHEVVADRGGVIDAVVPADLEPGWQTFRLSVEGGSETSGRVFVVDPDVRFGIVSDVDDTVMVTALPRPLLAAWNSFVIHTHARQPVPGMAVLLERIVRENPGSPMLYLSTGAWNIAPTLTSFLSRHLFPPGSMLLTDWGPTHERWFRSGSDHKRMNLLRLAEEFPDIAWLLIGDDGQHDDEIYTEFTRKHPDSVSAVAIRRLSPAQAVLAGGRTVVDDHSAAGVPWVTAGDGAGLAERLEAVGILKA, from the coding sequence ATGTCCTCCCTGACACCCGCCCCGAGCAAGATCCACTGGGTCGCGCGACTCGAGCGCCGCTTCCACGCATGGCGCGAACGCGTCGCGCGCCGCAAGGGGCGAGTGCCCACCGCTGTCCCCTTCTCGGGCTACGGCGGAAAGGGCTGGATCCGCGTCCTCGGCCGCGTGCTCATCGTGCCCGCGCCGCGCAATACGCCCGAGGGCGAGGCGGCGAGCGTCCGCGGCTGGCGCTCCTTCGCCGGCATCCCGATCGCGTTCGCGAAGGTGACCGTGACCGTCGGCGGCGCGACGCACGAGGTCGTCGCCGATCGCGGCGGCGTCATCGATGCGGTGGTTCCCGCCGATCTCGAACCGGGATGGCAGACCTTCCGGCTGTCGGTCGAGGGCGGCAGCGAGACGTCGGGTCGCGTGTTCGTCGTCGACCCCGACGTCCGGTTCGGGATCGTCTCCGACGTCGACGACACGGTCATGGTGACGGCGCTGCCGCGTCCGCTGCTGGCCGCGTGGAACTCGTTCGTCATCCACACCCACGCCCGCCAGCCGGTTCCGGGGATGGCCGTGCTGCTCGAGCGCATCGTGCGCGAGAACCCCGGCTCCCCCATGCTCTATCTGTCGACCGGGGCATGGAACATCGCTCCCACCCTCACTTCATTCCTCTCGCGGCATCTCTTCCCGCCCGGGTCCATGCTGCTCACGGACTGGGGCCCCACCCACGAGCGGTGGTTCCGCAGCGGCAGCGACCACAAGCGCATGAACCTCCTGCGCCTGGCCGAGGAGTTCCCCGACATCGCATGGCTGCTCATCGGCGACGACGGTCAGCACGACGACGAGATCTACACCGAGTTCACGCGCAAGCATCCGGACTCCGTCTCGGCTGTGGCCATCCGCCGTCTGTCGCCCGCGCAGGCCGTGCTCGCGGGCGGTCGCACCGTCGTCGATGACCACAGCGCCGCCGGTGTGCCGTGGGTGACCGCGGGCGACGGCGCGGGGCTCGCCGAGCGGCTCGAGGCCGTCGGGATTCTGAAGGCGTAG
- a CDS encoding glycoside hydrolase family 3 N-terminal domain-containing protein, translating to MRTRSSGRTRALTRAAGAAVVTALLLGGTPAVASAQSSPSPSAQPSEAATPEPTPSAPAEPSPSATPPAEPTVRVEAASADAYAARAAQIVAEMSPEQRAGTVVMGHIPSRDAETVRSYLAGSNLGGFLLMGANVGWEEQTRSLTDAMAVDPALPPLIAVDQEGGAVSRLYWDRAPSARELRDQSPGATEAAFARRGALVARAGISVNFGIVADTTADTSSFIWQRVLGETPSAATSRVAAAVSGESPYVLSALKHFPGHGPVREDSHFTIPATDATLSRWNSRDARPFLAGISAQAPLVMMGHLAYTAVNPAPASLSPEWYRILRDELGFEGVAVTDDLGMLVQSGRLEYQDPVQNAITALSAGADLVLTVARSTPQTAPDMAAGIAAAVQSGTLSEERLTEAATRVVALRLQAGGAGRSLLPCEGECAAPQG from the coding sequence ATGAGGACGAGATCGAGCGGACGCACCCGGGCTCTCACCCGAGCGGCGGGTGCCGCGGTCGTGACCGCCCTCCTCCTCGGCGGCACCCCCGCCGTCGCGTCCGCGCAGTCGTCGCCATCCCCGTCGGCCCAGCCTTCGGAGGCGGCCACCCCCGAGCCGACGCCATCCGCGCCCGCCGAGCCCTCGCCATCCGCCACCCCGCCCGCGGAGCCGACGGTGCGCGTGGAAGCCGCGTCGGCCGATGCGTACGCGGCCCGGGCGGCGCAGATCGTCGCCGAGATGAGCCCCGAGCAGCGCGCGGGGACCGTCGTGATGGGGCACATCCCGTCGCGTGACGCGGAGACGGTGCGGTCATACCTCGCCGGCAGCAACCTCGGCGGGTTCCTCCTCATGGGGGCGAACGTCGGCTGGGAGGAGCAGACGCGGTCGCTCACCGACGCCATGGCCGTCGACCCCGCGCTGCCGCCGCTCATCGCCGTCGACCAGGAGGGCGGCGCGGTGTCACGTCTCTACTGGGATCGGGCGCCGTCCGCCAGGGAGCTGCGCGACCAGTCGCCGGGCGCGACCGAGGCCGCCTTCGCCAGGCGCGGAGCGCTCGTCGCGCGCGCGGGCATCAGCGTCAACTTCGGCATCGTCGCCGACACCACCGCCGACACCAGCTCGTTCATCTGGCAGCGAGTGCTCGGCGAGACACCGAGCGCTGCGACGTCGCGCGTCGCGGCGGCGGTGAGCGGCGAGTCGCCGTACGTGCTGTCGGCGCTCAAGCACTTCCCCGGGCACGGACCCGTCCGCGAGGACTCGCACTTCACCATCCCGGCGACCGACGCGACGCTGTCGCGATGGAACTCGCGTGACGCCCGCCCGTTCCTGGCCGGGATCTCCGCGCAGGCGCCGCTGGTCATGATGGGGCACCTCGCGTACACCGCCGTGAACCCGGCGCCGGCGTCGCTCTCGCCGGAGTGGTACCGGATCCTGCGCGACGAGCTCGGCTTCGAGGGCGTCGCCGTCACCGACGACCTCGGCATGCTCGTGCAGAGCGGGCGCCTGGAGTACCAGGACCCGGTGCAGAATGCGATCACGGCGCTCTCCGCCGGTGCGGACCTCGTGCTCACCGTCGCGCGCTCGACGCCGCAGACCGCTCCCGACATGGCGGCGGGCATCGCCGCGGCGGTGCAGTCCGGGACGCTGTCGGAGGAGCGACTCACGGAGGCCGCGACGCGCGTCGTGGCACTGCGCCTGCAGGCCGGCGGCGCAGGACGCTCGCTGCTGCCGTGCGAGGGGGAGTGCGCCGCGCCCCAGGGCTGA
- a CDS encoding SOS response-associated peptidase — protein MCGRFVVARVGSELVGQLRVDLVSDDLPAPSFNVAPTAQAAIVLDSAKTDPPTRRLESARWGLVPSWAKDPSIGVRAFNARAEELEEKRMFAPALQKRRAVVPVSGYYEWQVTEEGKVPLFIHPSEEEALLLAGLYEWWTDPAKAADDPTRWMLSFTILTREAIGQLGSVHQRMPVFLDADHADAWLDTDVDYPLDILDAALDDAPRVAEQLTYHRVAAAVGNVRNDSPELIEPVE, from the coding sequence GTGTGCGGACGCTTCGTCGTGGCCCGGGTGGGCTCGGAACTGGTCGGTCAGCTGCGCGTGGATCTCGTCTCGGATGACCTCCCCGCGCCCTCGTTCAACGTCGCGCCCACCGCGCAGGCCGCGATCGTGCTGGACTCCGCGAAGACCGATCCGCCGACGCGGCGTCTCGAGTCCGCACGGTGGGGACTCGTTCCGTCGTGGGCGAAGGACCCGTCGATCGGCGTGCGCGCCTTCAACGCCCGCGCCGAGGAGCTCGAGGAGAAGCGGATGTTCGCGCCCGCGCTGCAGAAGCGCCGCGCGGTCGTCCCGGTGAGCGGCTACTACGAGTGGCAGGTCACCGAGGAGGGCAAGGTGCCGCTCTTCATCCACCCGTCCGAGGAGGAGGCGCTCCTGCTCGCCGGACTGTACGAGTGGTGGACGGACCCGGCGAAGGCGGCCGACGACCCGACGCGCTGGATGCTGAGCTTCACCATCCTCACGCGCGAGGCGATCGGCCAGCTCGGGTCGGTGCACCAGCGGATGCCGGTGTTTCTCGACGCCGACCACGCCGACGCGTGGCTCGACACCGACGTGGACTACCCGCTCGACATCCTCGACGCCGCGCTCGACGACGCGCCGCGCGTGGCCGAGCAGCTCACCTATCACCGTGTCGCGGCGGCGGTTGGGAACGTGCGCAACGACTCCCCGGAGCTCATCGAGCCGGTGGAGTAG
- a CDS encoding HNH endonuclease signature motif containing protein, producing MVKDANLVARTAPTVPVEAAVALLDGLFAGVEDLPDVDLVAVTGRVEQLGRIVDALRVRAAGEVTRRSRRGLEHPLSEALGCRTGREVLERVTGVPGLTLSGRARLDERTRERESATGLPLPPERPLLAAALAGGRIGAEPAALLVKAFDAASKALPAEERHKVDAMEAHLVGIATGAIASDLDDAIVPDDLATLLDPATATPEADADAAEAEADVDVDAEAGGAEADEEAGGVVPPPWSVVKAHADAWVDVLTADGFDPDHEHDKAFRARGLTVTELPNGNFRVNGILVPEAGALLQILLAAHTNPARGAAFTGPDSPDSADSAADEGSASTWGADAGSADGTENGAADGASGTTDADADAEGGFLDGVDPEDQGTKPWQAAEIVHDPRTATQKRHDALMAMLQAASRAAETPTLGGAAPTVMIHVTDTDLATTHPDTDPTDESAWDGSPGWDDSPGWDDSPGSGNDHPPNSGPPPTSPSPAAPPPWSPSRRRRSGIAHLDGTSRAVPVSVARRIGCSGDILRAVFSATGRILSLTSLQRTFTATQRKAIVARDGGCIIPGCTIPAAWCEIHHVQDHALGGATHTDNGVLLCWWHHHHLEHSGWDIQMRNGTPYIAAPNWIDRHHRYRPAPTSTTRLHAKIRGRQQ from the coding sequence ATGGTCAAAGACGCCAACCTGGTCGCGCGGACCGCTCCCACCGTCCCGGTGGAGGCGGCGGTCGCGCTGCTGGATGGTCTCTTCGCGGGGGTGGAGGATCTTCCGGATGTGGACCTGGTGGCGGTGACGGGGCGGGTGGAGCAGCTCGGCCGGATCGTCGACGCACTCCGGGTGCGGGCGGCGGGGGAGGTCACGCGCCGCTCCCGGCGGGGGTTGGAGCATCCGCTGTCGGAGGCGCTGGGGTGCCGGACCGGCAGGGAGGTGCTGGAGCGGGTGACCGGGGTGCCGGGGCTGACGCTGTCGGGGCGGGCGCGGCTAGACGAGCGGACCCGGGAGCGGGAGTCCGCGACCGGCCTCCCGCTCCCGCCGGAGCGTCCGCTCCTGGCGGCGGCTCTCGCGGGTGGGCGGATCGGGGCGGAGCCGGCGGCGCTGCTGGTGAAGGCGTTCGATGCCGCGTCGAAGGCGCTGCCGGCCGAGGAGCGGCACAAGGTCGACGCGATGGAGGCGCACCTGGTCGGCATCGCCACCGGTGCCATCGCCTCGGACCTCGACGACGCCATCGTCCCCGACGATCTCGCCACCCTCCTCGACCCCGCCACGGCCACTCCCGAAGCCGATGCTGACGCGGCCGAAGCCGAAGCCGACGTCGACGTCGATGCGGAAGCCGGTGGTGCTGAGGCGGACGAGGAAGCGGGTGGGGTGGTGCCGCCGCCGTGGAGTGTGGTGAAGGCGCATGCGGATGCGTGGGTGGATGTGCTCACGGCGGACGGGTTCGATCCGGATCATGAGCACGACAAGGCGTTCCGGGCACGGGGTCTGACGGTCACGGAGCTCCCGAACGGGAACTTCCGGGTGAACGGGATCCTCGTTCCCGAAGCCGGAGCCCTCCTCCAGATCCTCCTCGCCGCGCACACCAATCCCGCCCGCGGCGCCGCCTTCACCGGCCCCGACAGCCCTGACAGCGCGGACAGCGCGGCAGATGAGGGGTCCGCTTCCACATGGGGCGCAGACGCTGGTAGCGCCGACGGAACGGAAAACGGTGCCGCTGACGGAGCCAGCGGGACGACGGACGCCGACGCGGACGCCGAGGGCGGGTTCCTGGACGGGGTGGATCCGGAGGATCAGGGCACGAAACCGTGGCAGGCGGCGGAGATCGTCCACGACCCCCGCACCGCCACGCAGAAGCGCCACGACGCGCTCATGGCGATGCTGCAGGCGGCCTCCCGCGCCGCAGAGACCCCGACCCTCGGCGGCGCCGCCCCGACCGTGATGATCCACGTCACCGACACCGACCTCGCCACCACCCACCCCGACACCGACCCGACCGACGAGTCCGCATGGGACGGCTCACCGGGGTGGGACGACTCTCCAGGGTGGGACGACTCTCCAGGGTCGGGGAACGACCATCCTCCGAACTCCGGGCCACCACCGACCTCGCCTTCGCCAGCTGCGCCACCACCCTGGTCACCCTCGCGGCGACGCCGGTCGGGGATCGCGCACCTCGACGGCACCTCCCGGGCCGTGCCAGTGTCGGTCGCTCGGCGGATCGGGTGCAGCGGGGACATTCTCCGAGCCGTGTTCAGCGCCACCGGGAGGATCCTGTCCCTGACCAGCCTGCAGCGGACCTTCACCGCCACGCAGCGGAAGGCGATCGTCGCCCGAGACGGCGGGTGCATCATCCCCGGATGCACCATCCCCGCCGCCTGGTGCGAGATCCACCACGTCCAAGACCACGCCCTCGGCGGCGCCACCCACACCGACAACGGGGTCCTGCTGTGCTGGTGGCATCACCATCACCTCGAGCACTCCGGATGGGACATCCAGATGCGAAACGGCACCCCCTACATCGCCGCCCCGAACTGGATCGACCGACACCACCGCTACCGGCCCGCACCCACCTCCACCACCCGACTCCACGCGAAGATCCGCGGCAGGCAGCAATGA